A genome region from Brassica oleracea var. oleracea cultivar TO1000 chromosome C2, BOL, whole genome shotgun sequence includes the following:
- the LOC106324717 gene encoding casein kinase II subunit alpha, translated as MIHVPFLVFFLLLLFESPPRRLLVVCAVLTLRAPLAHSPIRRSPPAVSSGNTTIDPDPLVAEISVSEQRRAMSKARVYTDVNVVRSKDYWDYESLNVQWGEQDDYEVVRKVGRGKYSEVFEGFNVNTKEKCIVKILKPVKKKKIRREIKILQNLCGGPNIVKLFDVVRDQQHSKTPSLIFEYVNSTDFKVLYPTLTDYDIRYYIYELLKALDYCHSQGIMHRDVKPHNVMIDHELRKLRLIDWGLAEFYHPGKEYNVRVASRYFKGPELLVDLQDYDYSLDMWSLGCMFAGMIFRKEPFFYGHDNQDQLVKIAKVLGTDELNAYLDKYQLELEPQLEALVGRHSRKPWSKFINADNQHLVSPEAIDFLDKLLRYDHQDRLTAKEAMAHAYFAQVRAAETSRMRSQ; from the exons ATGATACATGTGCCATTCCTCGTCTTCTTCCTCCTCCTCCTCTTCGAATCGCCTCCTCGACGTCTCTTGGTAGTGTGCGCCGTCTTGACGTTACGTGCGCCTTTGGCGCACTCTCCCATCCGACGCTCACCTCCCGCCGTCTCCTCCGGTAACACTACAATCGATCCAGATCCTCTCGTCGCCGAGATCTCTGTTTCCGAGCAGAGGAGGGCGATGTCGAAAGCTCGTGTGTACACGGACGTTAACGTGGTGAGAAGCAAGGATTATTGGGATTACGAGTCGCTCAATGTTCAGTGGGG GGAGCAAGATGATTATGAGGTTGTAAGGAAGGTAGGGCGTGGGAAGTATAGTGAAGTGTTCGAGGGATTTAACGTGAACACCAAGGAGAAGTGCATCGTCAAGATCCTCAAGCCTGTTAAGAAAAAGAAGATAAGAAGAGAGATTAAGATACTTCAGAACCTATGCGGTGGGCCGAACATTGTGAAGCTCTTTGATGTTGTTAGAGATCAACAACACTCGAAAACTCCGAGTTTGATATTTGAGTACGTCAACAGCACAGACTTTAAAGTTCTGTACCCTACACTGACTGATTACGACATTCGTTACTACATCTATGAGCTCTTGAAGGCATTGGATTACTGCCACTCGCAAGGGATCATGCACAGAGATGTGAAGCCTCACAATGTTATGATTGACCATGAGCTGCGTAAGCTTCGGCTGATAGATTGGGGTCTTGCTGAGTTTTACCACCCTGGGAAGGAGTACAATGTGCGTGTGGCATCAAG ATACTTTAAGGGACCTGAGCTTCTTGTGGACTTGCAAGACTATGACTATTCGTTGGATATGTGGAGCCTTGGTTGTATGTTTGCTGGGATG ATATTCCGTAAGGAACCTTTCTTCTACGGGCATGACAATCAGGATCAGCTTGTGAAAATCGCCAAG GTACTTGGGACAGATGAGTTGAATGCGTATCTAGATAAGTACCAGTTAGAACTTGAACCACAACTTGAAGCACTCGTTGGGCG GCATAGCAGGAAGCCTTGGTCCAAATTCATCAACGCGGACAATCAGCATCTAGTCTCACCCGAG GCGATTGATTTCCTGGACAAGCTGCTCCGGTATGATCATCAAGACAGACTAACTGCAAAAGAAGCCATG GCACATGCTTACTTCGCGCAAGTAAGGGCAGCAGAAACCAGCAGGATGAGAAGTCAATGA
- the LOC106324716 gene encoding BTB/POZ domain-containing protein At5g67385, with protein sequence MSAKKKDLLSSAMKRTSEWISSQEVSSDVTVHVGEASFSLHKFPLLSKCGLFKKLVSESTNDSDATVIKIPDIPGSSEAFELTTKFCYGINFDMSTENIAMLRCASEYLEMTEEHSVENLVSRSEAYFNEVALKSLSSAITVLHKSEELLPIAERVKLVSRCIDAIAYMTCQESQFCSPTSNNSNSEVVSKQPVVDWWAEDLTVLRIDSFQRVLIAMMARGFKQYGLGPVLMLYAQKSLRGLEIFGKGTKKIEPKQEHEKRVILETIVSLLPRERNAMSVSFLSMLLRAAIYLETTVACRLDLEKRMGLQLPQAVLDDLLIPSYSFTGEHSLFDTDTVQRILMNYLEFEVEGVRLSNNGVDLAGDMERVGKLMETYLAEIASDRNVSLQKFTGLAELIPEQSRVTEDGMYRAVDIYLKAHPNMSDVERKKVCSLMDCQKLSREACAHAAQNDRLPVQTIVQVLYYEQQRLRGEVTNDSDSPAPPPPQPAATVLPPPKLSSYNDELSKVKRENQDLKLELLKMKMKLKEFEKENNEKKSSTTTTMSSNHSSPRSTASMDKPPLPRKSFINSVSKKLGKLNPFGIPPRGRTKPPKDRRHSIS encoded by the exons ATGTCAGCAAAGAAGAAAGATCTTTTATCTTCAGCCATGAAGAGAACCAGTGAATG GATATCTTCTCAGGAAGTCTCTAGTGATGTCACCGTTCACGTAGGAGAAGCTTCTTTTTCACTGCACAAG TTCCCACTCTTGTCCAAATGTGGGCTTTTCAAAAAACTTGTGTCTGAATCTACAAACGATTCAGATGCTACTGTTATCAAGATCCCAGACATCCCTGGAAGCTCTGAAGCATTCGAGCTAACAACTAAGTTCTGCTACGGTATTAACTTCGATATGAGCACAGAGAACATTGCCATGCTTCGATGTGCATCAGAGTATCTAGAGATGACAGAGGAACATTCTGTAGAAAACCTCGTTTCAAGATCCGAAGCTTACTTTAACGAAGTAGCTCTCAAGAGCTTATCGAGTGCCATCACAGTCTTGCACAAGTCAGAGGAGTTGTTGCCCATTGCTGAAAGAGTGAAACTCGTGAGCCGTTGCATCGATGCCATTGCTTATATGACTTGTCAGGAGAGCCAGTTCTGCAGTCCTACGAGTAATAATAGTAACAGTGAGGTTGTGAGCAAGCAGCCTGTGGTTGACTGGTGGGCTGAAGACTTGACTGTTCTTAGGATTGATTCGTTTCAACGTGTTCTGATAGCAATGATGGCTAGAGGGTTTAAGCAGTATGGGCTTGGTCCAGTGCTTATGCTCTATGCTCAGAAATCTCTTCGAGGCCTG GAGATTTTCGGTAAAGGAACAAAGAAGATTGAACCAAAACAAGAACACGAGAAGAGAGTGATTCTCGAAACAATAGTAAGCCTTCTTCCTCGAGAGAGAAACGCAATGTCAGTTAGTTTTCTCTCCATGCTTCTACGTGCAGCTATATACCTAGAAACAACGGTTGCTTGTAGGCTTGACTTAGAGAAGAGAATGGGGTTACAATTGCCACAAGCGGTTCTTGATGATCTCTTGATTCCTTCTTATTCTTTCACTGGAGAACACTCCTTGTTTGATACGGACACTGTTCAACGCATTCTCATGAACTATCTTGAGTTTGAGGTTGAAGGAGTCAGGTTAAGCAACAATGGTGTTGATCTTGCTGGTGACATGGAACGTGTTGGTAAACTGATGGAGACTTATTTGGCTGAGATAGCTTCTGATAGGAATGTGAGCTTGCAGAAGTTCACTGGTTTAGCTGAACTTATTCCTGAACAGTCCAGAGTTACTGAAGATGGTATGTATCGAGCCGTCGACATCTACTTGAAG GCGCATCCGAATATGAGTGACGTAGAGAGGAAGAAAGTATGCAGTTTAATGGATTGCCAGAAACTATCACGTGAAGCATGCGCTCATGCAGCTCAGAACGATCGTCTTCCCGTTCAAACCATTGTTCAAGTCCTTTACTATGAACAACAACGCCTACGAGGAGAAGTCACTAACGATTCAGATTCTCCAGCACCACCACCACCACAACCTGCAGCAACTGTTCTTCCACCTCCTAAGCTCAGCTCCTACAACGACGAACTCTCCAAGGTGAAACGCGAGAACCAGGACTTGAAACTGGAACTTCTCAAAATGAAGATGAAGCTTAAAGAGTTTGAGAAAGAAAATAATGAGAAGAAATCATCAACAACAACAACCATGAGCAGCAATCACAGTTCTCCAAGATCAACTGCTTCAATGGATAAGCCTCCATTGCCAAGAAAGTCATTCATAAACTCGGTTTCAAAGAAACTCGGAAAGCTAAACCCTTTTGGCATCCCACCTAGAGGAAGAACCAAACCACCTAAAGATCGGAGACACTCTATTTCTTGA
- the LOC106324720 gene encoding uncharacterized protein LOC106324720 — translation MEKLLNPYEQQYMKMAMLKHEETFKQQVYELHRLYQVQKILMKNMQINEGNNVSSGLGTFIRRVDHDIDQPVNFPGGGESGGNNIEIMDESEIELTLGPSCYGGDLMRLNKKKRKNSWPEIMDENLNSGRQSFSSSSTGSSNNNLNNLEEQERLMKHQKQKQPWLQALTLNVI, via the exons ATGGAGAAGCTTCTCAATCCGTACGAACAGCAGTACATGAAAATGGCTATGCTTAAACATGAAGAAACGTTCAAGCAACAG GTATATGAGCTTCATAGGTTATATCAAGTCCAAAAGATTTTGATGAAGAACATGCAGATCAACGAGGGGAATAATGTAAGTTCAGGACTAGGGACGTTCATCAGAAGAGTTGACCATGATATTGACCAACCGGTGAATTTTCCCGGCGGAGGAGAATCCGGTGGTAATAATATAGAGATTATGGACGAGAGTGAGATAGAGCTAACGCTTGGACCGTCATGTTACGGTGGCGATTTGATGAGACTGAACAAGAAGAAGAGAAAGAATTCTTGGCCGGAGATAATGGACGAAAATTTAAATTCCGGCCGCCAGAGCTTTTCGTCGTCTTCGACAGGGTCAAGCAATAATAACCTCAACAATCTTGAAGAACAAGAGAGATTAATGAAACATCAGAAGCAGAAGCAGCCATGGCTTCAAGCATTGACCTTGAATGTTATTTGA